In Deltaproteobacteria bacterium, the DNA window TCCATCTCCTGCTTTTCGGGTTGGGCACCCAACGCTTGGAGGAGGAAGTCAAGAAGAAACTACCCCAGGCCCAAGTGGCCCGCATGGACCGCGACACGACGGCCCGCAAAAAATCGCACCAAAAGATTCTGAATCAGCTTCGTAAGGGTGAAGTGAACCTTTTGGTGGGGACGCAGATGATCACCAAAGGGCACGACTTCCCCCGGGTTACTCTCGTGGGGGTATTGGCCGCCGATTTGTCCTTGAACGTTCCTGATTTTCGGGCCGGGGAGCGTACCTACCAGCTGCTTACCCAGGTGGCCGGCAGGGCTGGAAGAGGATCTTTACCGGGAAAAGTCATCATCCAGACCTATAACCCGAATCAATACAGCATCCAGTTGGCTCAGCAACAGGACTTTTTGGCCTTTTATCAACAGGAGGCCCAATACCGAAAAGAGCTGGGCTATCCTCCCTTTACCCGCTTAATCAATCTGCGGATGGAAGGAAACTCCCCAGTTCGGATCCTCCTTTTGGCCAAAGCCATGGAGCAACTGATTGCAGGAATATTACCCAAGGAAAAGAAGTTTCAAGGGCAAATTGAAGTACTGGGGCCAACCATGGCTCCTCTGGGCCGGCTCAAGGGGAAAAACCGTTACCAGATACTCTTAAAAGGAAAGAGATGGTCGGTTCTCCACGCCTTCACCGAGAAGGTTTTGGCCCAAGCGGAAAAAGAAATATCCTTCGCCGGAGTGAAATTGATAGTTGATGTAGACCCTGTGAATATGTTATAAAAAGCCATGGCTGTGCTCGAAATTCTGAAGTACCCCAACCCGAACCTGAAAAAAAAATCTCACCCGGTAAAAAAAATTGATTCGTCCCTTCGACAGCTGATCCAGAACATGGTCGAAACATTGTACGCCGCTCCTGGCGTAGGGCTGGCTGCTCCCCAAGTGGGATATCTCCTCCGTTTGGTCGTAATCGATGTAACCCCGGTGAACCAACCCAAAAACCTAATGGTCCTGATCAACCCCGAGATCGTAACTTCCGAAGGGGAGTGCACCTGGGAAGAGGGATGCCTGAGCGTCCCGGATTTAGCCGAAGAAGTGAAGCGGAAAAAGAAGGTTGTGGTTCGCTGCCGGAACCTTGAGGGAGAAACCGTGGAGATTGAGGGCAACGATCTGTTGTCCGTTGTTCTGCAGCATGAGATTGATCATCTCGATGGGATCCTTTTTGTCGATCATCTCAGTCAACTGAAAAGAGATCTGTACAAGCGCCAACTAAAAAAGGAGAAGAAAGAAGGAAAGAAGCTTTGAAAGTTCTCTTCCTCGGCACCTCTGAATTCGCTCTTCCATCGTTGAAAAATCTCCTGGGGTCTTCTCATGAAGTTTTAGCGGTGGTCACCCAACCGGATCGCCCCAAAGGTCGGGGGCAAAAACTTTTTCCTTCCGCCATTAAATCTCTGGCTCTGGCCAAGAACCTCCCCATCTTCCAGCCGGAAAAAATCCGGGATCCTGTTTCCCTGGAGGTTTTACAATCCTGCCGACCCGAGCTCATCGTAGTTGTGGCCTACGGGCAAATTCTTTCTTCTTCCGTCCTCTCGATTCCTCCCCGGGGATGTGTGAATGTCCACGGCTCCCTCCTGCCGCAATACCGGGGAGCGGCGCCCATCACCTGGGCCATCCTCAACGGGGAAACCCGGACAGGAGTAACCACGATGTTCCTGGATGCTGGAATGGATACCGGCCCGATCCTCCTCACTGCAGAAACTCCCATTGAACAGGAAGACACTACCGGAACCCTGCATGACCGGCTTTCCCGGATGGGCGCTGACCTGTTGCGGCAAACCCTCGACGGCCTGGAAAAAGGCCAGATCATCCCTCGTTCGCAAGACCATTCCCAATCCACTTATGCTCCCAAGATTGATAAAGAGGCGGGTCGGATCAATTGGGATCATCCGGCGCGTGAACTCTTTAACTTCCTGCGGGCCTTCGACCCCTGGCCAGGAGCCTTCACTTTCTGGAAGGGCCGTATGTTAAAGCTCTTTCGCCCGCATTTCCCAGAGGAAATGGAAAAAGATGTCCGGGAAGCCCCCGGAACCATCACCCGGGTGGGCGCCGAAGAGCTGTATATCGCCACCAGCCGAGGGGATCTCTCGGTCCGGGAACTCCAACTGGCCAACCGCCCGCGCATGGGCGTGGCTGAATTTTTGCGGGGCCATCCTCTGCAGGCCGGCGTACGTTTGGGCGAATAAGAAAGGGTGTTCATGGATAGACCGCCTGCTTTCGATGAAGTGCGTATGCAGGCCTGGAAAATCTTGCGGCAGGTGGAAGACTCCCGGACTTTTGCCGACCTTTCCCTCGACCGAACCTTTGCTAAGAACCCGCATTGGCGGCCATTGGACCGGGCCTTTATCTTGGAATTGGTCCTGGGGACTCTTCGCTGGCGGGGGAGGATCGACCTGGCCATTCATCTCGCTTCCAAGTATCCGGAGAAAAATATCAATTCCCAATTAATCCAACTTTTAAGGTTGGGAGGCTACCAGATCTTGTTCCTGGACCGGGTTCCTGACTCTGCCGCCGTGAATGAATCCGTCCGCCTGGCCAAGGCTATTTTTAAAAATGAAAAAATGAGCGCCTTTGTCAACGCCGTCCTCAGGGCCATTGCCCGTAAAAAAAATCAAGAGGTTTTTCCGCCCTTCACTTCCCACCCTATTGAATACATTACTCAGGCCCTTTCCCACCCACGCTGGATGGTCGAAGGCTGGGTAAAGGAATTTGGGCCAGAGATGACCCAGAAAATTTGCGCTGCCAACAATCTGCGGCCTCCCTTCACCGTGCGGGTGAATACTTTAAAAATCTCCAGGGAAGCCCTGCGGGAAAAATTGCATGCCGCGGGGATCGATTCCTTTCCGACCCCCTTTTCCCCCGAGGGGTTGATCCTAAAAAAAAGTCCATTCTTGGCCGAGGATGAGTTGTTCCAAAAAGGAATGTACTTCGTGCAGGACGAAGCCTCCCAAATCATCGCTCATCTTCTCGACCCACGACCCGGTGAGCGAGTGTTGGACGCTTGCGCCGCCCCGGGGGGAAAATCCACTCATCTGGCCCAGCTCATGGAAGATCGGGGAGAAATCATCGCCCTGGACCTTCACCGCCCCAAGGTGGAGGTCATCCAGGAAAACTGTCGGCGGCTGGGAATATCCACCATTCAAACTTTTCAAACCGATGCGATCCAGCCTCTCCCCCTCCCTGCCCAATTCATCTTCGACCGAATCCTGATCGACGCTCCCTGCACGGGTCTGGGAATCCTACACCGCAATCCGGAAGTCAAATGGCGACGGAAACCCCAAGACGCTCGGCGCCTGCAAGGGTTGCAAATGGCCCTCCTGGAAAACGTCTGTTCGCGCTTGAAAACGGAGGGGATTTTGGTCTATAGTACCTGTACGATGACCCGGGAAGAAAATGATTCCGTGGTGGAAGCCTTTCTGGGCCGGCACAAAGATTTTCAGGTTGAAGACCTGCGCTTCATTGTCCCGGAATCCTGGCAGCCCTTGGTCGATGAAAAAGGATTCCTGCGCACTTACCCGGAGATGATCATCCTTAGGGGAAATTATCGCCTGGATGGTTTCTTTGCCGCCAGGATGA includes these proteins:
- the def gene encoding peptide deformylase — its product is MAVLEILKYPNPNLKKKSHPVKKIDSSLRQLIQNMVETLYAAPGVGLAAPQVGYLLRLVVIDVTPVNQPKNLMVLINPEIVTSEGECTWEEGCLSVPDLAEEVKRKKKVVVRCRNLEGETVEIEGNDLLSVVLQHEIDHLDGILFVDHLSQLKRDLYKRQLKKEKKEGKKL
- the rsmB gene encoding 16S rRNA (cytosine(967)-C(5))-methyltransferase RsmB → MDRPPAFDEVRMQAWKILRQVEDSRTFADLSLDRTFAKNPHWRPLDRAFILELVLGTLRWRGRIDLAIHLASKYPEKNINSQLIQLLRLGGYQILFLDRVPDSAAVNESVRLAKAIFKNEKMSAFVNAVLRAIARKKNQEVFPPFTSHPIEYITQALSHPRWMVEGWVKEFGPEMTQKICAANNLRPPFTVRVNTLKISREALREKLHAAGIDSFPTPFSPEGLILKKSPFLAEDELFQKGMYFVQDEASQIIAHLLDPRPGERVLDACAAPGGKSTHLAQLMEDRGEIIALDLHRPKVEVIQENCRRLGISTIQTFQTDAIQPLPLPAQFIFDRILIDAPCTGLGILHRNPEVKWRRKPQDARRLQGLQMALLENVCSRLKTEGILVYSTCTMTREENDSVVEAFLGRHKDFQVEDLRFIVPESWQPLVDEKGFLRTYPEMIILRGNYRLDGFFAARMKKGI
- the fmt gene encoding methionyl-tRNA formyltransferase — encoded protein: MKVLFLGTSEFALPSLKNLLGSSHEVLAVVTQPDRPKGRGQKLFPSAIKSLALAKNLPIFQPEKIRDPVSLEVLQSCRPELIVVVAYGQILSSSVLSIPPRGCVNVHGSLLPQYRGAAPITWAILNGETRTGVTTMFLDAGMDTGPILLTAETPIEQEDTTGTLHDRLSRMGADLLRQTLDGLEKGQIIPRSQDHSQSTYAPKIDKEAGRINWDHPARELFNFLRAFDPWPGAFTFWKGRMLKLFRPHFPEEMEKDVREAPGTITRVGAEELYIATSRGDLSVRELQLANRPRMGVAEFLRGHPLQAGVRLGE